A region of the Chelmon rostratus isolate fCheRos1 chromosome 1, fCheRos1.pri, whole genome shotgun sequence genome:
ggagtatgagaatactgctgccacaagagtacaaaaaatatgttgccttcagataaACAGACAATAGATAcagtgttaatactattgctCAGAAGGAGAGaacatacaaaaacagtaaaaaaaaaaatgcaatattgcAAAATATGTAAAGGATATGAGTACATGTTGTCATAAATAATATTAGTGCAAAACAGTAGATTTGTGATGTGTATGGGAAGTATGGATATTAGTAGTGTACATCCCAATGAGTTTGTAATCACTTAAATCACCACAGTCTTGTTAACAGCAATGTCAATCTGGTGCCCTAGTACAGTTGCTCACTTTCCCTGTTGATAATCTAACCTTGACCCACAATGCACTGATAATAAAGTAACATTACTACTCCTGTTTCAGCGTACCATTATATTATTGAATTAATTGCATTAAATGCTAAAACCTCATATGAGACTTCATATTTCATTTACAAGCATACATCCACACAATGAATACGGGTTTGCCCCGATTCATTTGAGGAAGATGCGTCTAAACGCAGAGAACTACAATACCCAGAATCCAAATAATACTCGGGCGCAGAATTCCAGTCACGTGACAGAGCGTCACGTGCCCCCCTGCTTTGTACAGGCTGCCAAAACAGAGAGCGCTCAGTCATTACCTGCGGTGGAGGCAGTTTGAGCTCTAAGGTACTGTTCCTAATTATCACCATTTTATCCTCTACACATCAGTAAAAAGCAACGACATTACAGTGAATATAAAGTATGTAGAAATATTTGAATATGTGGCCTGTTTGTTGAAATATTTGCTGGcttgttattttgtgtttagcTAGGTGTAAcgtttgctagctagctattgTAGGACGCAGAGTAACAAAGGGGTTGACTGCGTTGACAGAAGTTATTGTTACGTCAATGAATAGAGAAGCAATAATCTAATCACATTAAAAGATGGGTTATTTAACCAGTGTTCCGTGTAGGCAGCCgaaggtgtgtctgtgtgttaagaTAGCAGTAAATGAAAGAGGTGAGCTGGACATCATTAGCACCTCCACTTCCTTGtaatgtttgatttgtttctacAGTTTGACATTGTTTAAGCTCATTAATGATGTAATGAGAGATTCACTGGTTTACTTTCTATGTGGGACAAAATGGTTGTTTGTTCTCGAGACAGTTGTGGtacatgttatttttaaaggaCGTGTCAATACAGCCGCATAAGAGAAGTGTCACCTACCATGACCCTGTTCAATGTGGGTTTTATGTCTAGCAAACATGCAGTGTTAATGGCAAACTGTATTGATTGACTTGAGACTGCATGTGTCTGCTACAGGGCCCTGCTGTGCAGTGGTCAGACTGTTAAGTTGAAGTGAATAGTCTCCCTCAAAGGCTGCCATGGTCTTACTTGAATGAAGGTTTTCCCACAGTGAAATTGGTAATGTACTGCTTGCGGTCAGCTCTGTGCTCCTGACTGTGTACTACTACTTTTATGTATTTATCAGTAGAGCGTAGGAAACAATAAAGGAACCAGCTCATCCAAATTTTGTCCTAAGGAACCACAAGTGGTCAGAAGCTCCACAGGAAACCTTCTAATTTACTCCTGGAGACTGTGTGAGCTGATAGCATGCAGGTTACATGTCGGCCCAAAACAGCCTAATGTTGCACCATGGGCAAAAAGTGGGCTCTAACATGAAAGAAAGAGTTAACCTGCCTCGACTTTTCACATTATATTTATTAAGGTTAATTGTCGATCAATAATTATGCTTTATTCACTAATGGGAGAAAGAGTATTCGCTTGGGAACCAACATTTCTTCTAAGCAAACTGCTCCGTTCTGAAAACAATCCCCTGAGCTTGACATTTGTTTGCAATGATCCAAACACTAAGATAAAGAACTACTTTCCATTCATTTACATTGTATGTTGGTATGATATCAGCACAGAGCACGCTCAGTTTTTAATTTACCAATGCAAGTATCactaaatgtaaaacatttcattacAGATTAATAAAAGGCTCCACCATCATACTGACATACTGATGATAACTTTGAGAAACATCAGCTGCCTCCTGACTGTCGTGGAACTTAAGACACTGGACACAAAATACTAACTGCTACTGTGTGATTCCCTGTCCTGTCGTTCAGACTTTCTGATCACCTTCTCCTGGAGCTCTTGGAACCAGAACTTTGGAGACTAATTTCTTGGGTGTGTAAGGCTTGGCAGGCCGAGCTACAGTCTGTTGACGTATGGCGATTAACACTGATGTTGAGGACTGGGGCAGGGTTGGGAGTAATGACTCAGGAGAAAGGGCGTGGCTCTTGCAGAGCCCCAGTGTGGATTCCGACCGGCATCttgagacagacaggaggaggagcgggggCGTGTCGTCTTTGGGAGCGGTCTTCATCGTTGTGAACGCAGCACTGGGAGCAGGTCTACTCAATTTCCCTGCAGCCTTTAATATGGCAGGAGGAGTAACCGCAGGAGTGATGCTTCAAATGGTGAGGATATCCCAGTGAAGCACATAATACTGTGTATATGCCCCATCAACAACTTAATTCATTATTTAGtgtgtaaaatgcatttaaggATGACAAATACTAATCAGATGAGGCCAAACGGATGTCTTTAAATTGCTCACTATGTCCACCAACGTACACTCTTAAAATTAGAGAGAAGCAATTTTTTTTGGCATTAGTAGTTGCTGattagaaaacaaacatggtgtTTTACTTCACAATTGACTAAAACTAACTGTATGTGCAGGCACACAGTACTTGAGCTGATAACTGCTGACACTTTGaatgtattttcagttttcttgtGACCATTACCAAACCGTCTATAGGCTATAATATAatgcttcctgtttctttgaTTTAGTTCATGCTGATCTTCATAATAAGTGGACTGGTGATCCTGGGCTACTGCTCGCAGGTTTGTGCCACTTCAGGAGTGTCGGACTCTGACCTCCTGAAAGTCCTTACCCTCATCTCTCACTGTTCTACttatttcactttcttttttgctACCGTGTTCTGCAGACATTAAAATCTGACTGCCTTTTTTCATGTCAGTCTCCTTCAGTAGTGGTGAAATAACTGGAGGAGCCTCATGTGACAGCTTTGTTCTCTGGTTTTCCTGATGGCTCAGACTTTCACTTCCTGATGGCTCAGACTTAAGCTTACATGTTAAAACGCAATGGAGAAAGAGTCCATCAGAGTTTGAGTCAGTTAAATAGTTGCtcatcacattttcctttttaaatgaTATTTGTTCTGACCcagaaacatctgcagaatATTGCATGAAATCAGCCGTGTCTAGCTGTGGGATGAACTTTGTCTGAAAGCCTGTGGCTCCATGAGAGTCACTGATGTCATGAGTATGATTAACTGACTTCACTCAACATGACTTAGGCTATAACCACACCATAAACTGAAGATGATTGCAGTCAGTAGTGAGGCCCGTGCTGCAGGTTATCCAGGTAATACACACTAAGTCAGTTTGAGCCTGCTGGACACGAGAGCTGATAGCTTATTTGGACTGTTGCTTTAAACTCAACTCATGCTGTGTTGAATCTTAAATCACATCAGCAGAAGATTGTGTTTTTCCAGTTGTcagcaatgaaaaacagattgAAGCTACTGTGGACACGTTTAacaaaatgtgcagcagatgATTAGAGGACTGTTCCTGGATCTAGCAAATCCTAATTTTGGAGAGATGATAACAGAATTTTGAGTGATGCTGGTGGTGTTTTAATGTGGTGAATGTTTACTTAGTATCATTTTGATTCTTGTTAATGCTTTAGCATTGTATAAAAGCCACAGGATACCTAACATATTGTCGGCTCAGCAGGCGCAACCATTTAAGGCCTCAACTTTACCTAATTAAAATGGGTAATTCAGCATGTTAATGCGTCATCTCACAGTGTGTCCATCATCTCAAGATGGTCATAGAAACTGGACAGCGATTTGTTTACTACATTACAATAATGTGAAATTCACTCTTTTTCTCAGACATGCAATATTTTGTAAATGGCAAAAGAGACTATTCCAATATATGTTAGTGCTGAATCAATGTCCACTTATAAATCACCTGTCTGGGTTCCTCAGGTCAGTAACGAAAGCACCTATCAGGAGGTTGTTCGAGCCGCGTGTGGGAAAGTGACAGGAGTCATATGTGAAGTAGCCATAGCTGTCTACACCTTCGGGACTTGTATTGCTTTCTTCATCGTCATTGGAGACCAGCTGGACCGCTGTAAGTATATTCACAGTGATGCAGTGAATCACCCACCAGCCaccctgtttctgtctccatttcATCCAATCTGTTAAGCAACAGTTAAGATGCCACTTCTTAATGTTGTGTCACCTACATTTAGGTGGACTTTGTCGTGATTGTCCTACATTTTAGCAGTCTGTGTTTGAACAAAAGGCAGATGTCTTGTAGAAGTGTTGataacctttaaaaaaaaaaaggttgtgcCATCATTGATGGGGGCAAAGAGCATCAAGGATGACACCACTCAGCTTTTTTGCTCCAGTAAATGTGACCCTCATGTGACCGGCTCTTACACTTCCATGTGCTGAGACGCTGACTGTGTAGAAATCCTACTCCTGCCTGTTTCTGGACAGAGACctggtcttttttttaaatgaatgaatggaatggTTGTGACTTCAATTATCGACTTTGCTAAATCTCTTGCATGTGTACAGCAGTTTACAGTTAGTTCCCGCATTGGCACTCTACTGTAatccagcctgtctgtctgtccgtccttCTTTTTTGGTAattcctgttgtttttgtttttcgttGCAGTGATAGCTGCAGTGGCTCATGAAACAGATGGTACAGTCAGCGGCTACTGGTACACTGACCGCAAATTTACCATCGTTGTTACTGCGGTCCTGGttattcttcctctctctatcCCCAAAGAGATTGGCTTTCAGAAGTATGCCAGGTACAAACACTCACTCAACTCATTCATCTTATTTTATcgcagagaattaaaaaaaaacaaaaaaaacccctgacGTTGCACAATGattatttctgaaatgttgtttttcattgcagTGCACTCAGTGTGATGGGAACCTGGTATGTTACCATCGTGGTCATTATAAAGTACATCTGGCCGGATAAAGAGGTGACTCCAGGCTTTGTTCCCACCAGGTGAGCTCTGCTGTAAACACTTTAAGGAACACTGTCCTTTCATTAATGCAGctaacagctttttaaaaacttgcAAATCTTGCAAATCATTTTACAACCCCGATTTCAAAAAAAAgttggacgctgtgtaaaacataagtaaaacaATGTGATCATTTCTTTATCCTTGATGACATATActgaattgaaaacagtacagagacaatatatttaatgtttgacctcatcagcttcattgattattgtaaatatctgcttattctgaatttcacAAGCATGATTTCACacgattgtataaaggatgttactacatggaacactttgtaaaactgttgttagTAACAATAGCTCCTTTGCAAATgcctgcattctgttttttatgtaagttttacacagcgtccaaacttttttggaattgggatTGTAGCATTGTCCACCAGCTCATTCTGCATCGTCGTCATGCCTTCCTTGAGTTGCTAAATCGTTGTGTTTGTTACAGTTCTTCTTCCTGGACTGCAGTTTTCAATGCAATGCCCACCATTTGCTTTGGTTTCCAGGTATCCCTTCATTTGGTATCATTTGAGACCATAAAACTATATGCCTTTCTTTTCAACGGTTTAATATTGatgacttgtttttgtcttatcctcttcctcctgatgtCTCTCTCTACAGTGCCATGTCAGCTGTGTGCCAGTGTTCGACAGCATGAGCAGGAAAGAGATCAAACCTTGGGGAGTTGTAGTCACTCTTAGCATGATTATCTGTCTCTTCGTTTACACAGGAACAGGTATGCTAGCGTGTGCACTCGTTACTCAGTGCATACTCAGTAACATACCCAATAACCTGTCGATGAGTCCTGCATTTATTGACTCGTAAATGATGGCTTATGACTGGCTGTCAATACTTCAGTACTTGTTGTGTCTGATCAGGTGTCTGTGGCTTCCTGACATTTGGCTCCAACGTCAGTCAGGATGTGTTGATGTCGTACCCTCCTGATGATATTGCTGTGGCCATCGCAAGAGCGTTTATTGTCATCTGTGTCATCACCTCCTACCCCATTTTACACTTCTGTGGCAGGTAAGACACAAAGATCTCCACCCCTCTGGTCTCCCTGTTCAGCACACTGTTATCGATTGCTATTGTTAAgataatatttttaaattgcCTAAAAAGATGTATGAATATTTCTATGTATAGTCTAGTGATGGGTATTTAGCCTTATGTTAGCTTGCACATACAAGAATGCTCCAGGTCAGCTGGATACACTGAGATAGACAGgttttaaataaacaaaggggaaaaaaaatagcactgGTTTTGGGTCAATACCTAGTACGAGCCCTGAGTGCACTCTGTTGTACTTATGCGTCCTTCCAGGGCAGTTATAGAAGGACTTTGGCTGCGCTTCCAAGGCGAGCAGGTGGAGGTTTGTGTCCGTcgtgagcagaggaggaggatccTGCAGACGCTGGTGTGGTTTGTTGTCACCCTCGTCCTCGCCCTCTTCATCCCAGATATTGGTCGGGTGATCTCACTGATTGGTGGATTGGCAGCCTGCTTTATCTTTGTATTCCCAGGTGACACTTCCCTCGTTGTCAGCAAGGTTTCAGATTGTTGTGCAGTTCTAATGCCACACTAATGTTTGTCCAATGACTCTTTAACTCAacaggtttgtgtttgatgCAAGTCAAACTGTCAGAGACAGACAACCGATCTGCAAGGTGAGATGCTGCTTATTCTTGGATATCTTTCAACTTTTTTGGCATTTTCCTTAattataaaggaaaaaaaattacagtgTGTGGCACAGCAATATGGTCCTAGATTTTCTTAGTTCCTTGATAAGGATTTTCTTTGCTATTGGTCTCTGTTACAGCTGGCATGGATTGGTGGTCTTCGGTGTTGTCATGGTTACGATTGGAGCTTTCATCTTCGGCCTCACCACGACCAACTCCATCTATCAAGACGTAGTCagttaaaggaacatttttttattggaGGCAGCGTTGTCCTCGTTaaagactgagtgtgtgtgggggtgctTAGTCCTTTGCTGCTATCCTGAACTGCTGGAGAGGCATCTCATGacactcatttaaaaaaaatcaagaccTCTGTGGCACGTCACATCCCTGCTCCACGTTGAGTTACAGCTCCACCGTTCTTTACTCGGTCAGGTCGTAGTCAGAAACACCCCACAATGCCAAGTGACTTCAGATTCTTCGCCTTTCATTTTATGTGAAGCTGAATTTGcatgttaaatgtttttatgatgattttaacttgcagtgaaaacagtttttGACAGATTAGCTGGCACAGAATGGCTTCCTTGGTCTCTGGACCCCGTTTGGGTGACACATTCCTGTCCTGTTTACAAGAGCTGAAGGACTTTGAAAGGTCTTACAATCAAATTGATTTTTATAATGAAATTGTACCaatttctgtattttaactTGCATGTGAAAGGAACTGTTTCTTATTGAAAATCGTGTGCTGTGGTTCCCAGGTCCAAATCTGATTCATGAGTTGAAAAGTGAGGTTTTCAACTATTTCGGCACGGCAAAGAAatcatattacatttttaaatacattcattttttaattttcttggTTTCTTACATATTTTATAAAGTTAGTACTATAATGATTTTAATAATTTGTTTGAGGTTAAATCATATAAAAGCTTTGTCCAAGTAAGTTGCTTTAAAATGACTAGTTACTTCAAAAAACGGTTAACTGCCAGACAGGCTGACAACCACAGCAGCGCGCCTCTGCAAACACTGCACAGACCTGCAGGGTGTCCGACACGAGCAGCACATTCAGGATATGTAACACCTCTACACTCTTTCATGGGTGCTGATTCCTCACAGGTTTGGAAGTGAGACTGTTTTGtgaatgtataaaaaaaaaaatatggatgTAACCTACAGACTTCAGTTTGCACATAATTTACAGATAACGATTGGTCTTGATCCTCAGGTTAGAGACAGCTTGTCTCAGTGGGGAGAAGCCAACGAGTCAGACACGGAGTGTGAGGTTTAACTTGCTTCAGTCTGCACACGGCGCTGAACACTTTTCTAGTTtctagttgttgttttttgatcCTAAAACCAAAGTTTGaagctttcatttgttttcatgccCCAGTATTCATGATCTTATTTAACACTAATTTAAGATAACACAATTGCTGAGATAATTAACTTGGATTGCAAATTCAGCTAATGTCATTTCATGAAATTAGTTTTTCAACCAAACTGCAAATGCAGCTGCAAAGTTTACAGTGACAGGGTTAATCAAGGCTGAACTGAGTGGATTTAATCCCtagttttacatttattgaatTGAGAGATTCAAGGCTTGACAGTCTTTCCAGGTTTTATGCAACCCAGAAATTTTGCGTTTTTCTTGCAGACATGAGGGACAGAATGtgaaagggattttttttttctggaaaagcAATTATATTGCACTAGACACAGTGTTGGACTAAATACATGCACCATGTAATTTAGAGGAGGGGAAAGACGCTGGAGTGAAAACAGTAATGCTGTCTGTGacctgtctgtgtgcttttatttaacatttcttGCAATGATTGTTGAAATACAActactttttatgttttttttgtcattgaatcatttgtgttaaatgttttgggttttttttagcctttttggtGCTGCAGACAACCTTGTCTTGGTCATGAGTGAATGTCAGGTCAAGATTTCTGTCACTGACTTACTGTGTTTTCAGGCTAAAGGTGTTCACCCCCCTAAGGCATTTGTTAATAAGAAATCTTGTGTCGTTGTTCTCTGGCTCACAGAGAAAGTTTACTTGGTACGTTAATGGAAATACTTAACTACAGGTGATATACCAATAAATGAACTACAATCAAGGCATGTGAATGACAGTCCGTATGCTACTGGCAATTCTTTAATAAAGAGACAAATGCAAGTGAAGTTGCAGTTTTGATCAAGACAGTTTGTGCATTGTCATTGAAGTACAGAACAATCATTATAGGTCTTCAACACCTTTTGCTGGAAAGGTCATTGAAAACTGCAAACGCAGAGACTCTGCTTTAAATCAGTGCCACAGAAAATTACCTCATTTGATCATGTAAAGTGCAGTGTATGTATGTGGAAAAGGATATTCTCTGTTTTGACTTTTGATTCATTACATTAGATAAGAAATGAATCAGTGAGGTCAAAGTGCTAACTTTTTAAGCAGGGTTTTCACTTGTATTTTGGGTGAATAGTAGAAGACTTGTACCGTTTTACACATGTGTAGTTTCCCAGTTTTAGGACAATCTTATAAAAGACGACAAGGCCACAAAGGAGTTTTTAAAGCCAAGCAGAACTGAGCAGATGCTTTTCACTACCTGAAATCCAGACTGAAGGCACAAAACCCGACAATGAGCAAGAAGTAAAGCTGGCTGGTAACCAAATAATAAACATGATAATTATTTACAATTAACACAGAGACTGACTAAAAAAGGGGGTTTCAAGCCCTACACTATTAGCCCAATATAGATGTAAACATCCAAAAAGCTGGAAGCTGACACTTaaactgattcattttaaatcCAATGTGATGCAGAACAAAGTGAACACAGCTAATACTGTGTCCTTCTCCAAACACTGCAGGTACCTTATGAATGATGAAGTGCCCTCACAGACCTTTTCCCTCCAAAATCATCTTCCCtgagaaaaatgcatcatttagCAAGTGAAGACTGCAGGCATGTGACATTTTGACTCAGTAGGAGCCCTTCTCTAGAAAAGACTGGAACATGCCAAAAGCTGGTCCTGGAGcccactgaggaaccatgtggcCTGCACCCTGAAACACAAGGGACAGCAGTATTTCACAATAATGCAACCATATCAGCCAAGTAGAACAGTAGAAAGACAACTCAATCTATGgcagacactgaaaacagtgacTGGTGGTTACCTTGACAGTCAGAAAAGTGATGTTTCCAAACTGTTGGTAGAAACCGGCAACCTGGTCATCATAGATCCAGGTCTGGTACTTTGTGGTTGCCTGAAAGCAGTTATTTGTAAGAAGTGTATTCTGTTGTAgtttgggggaaaaaacacaacccTTATACAGTTACTAAAATTAAAGCTCCTACCTTCAGGCCGAGGTCTTCTACAAACCACTGGTTTCCCAGGAAGTTGCAGGCCATGTCGGTGTCTCCGTTGTAGACCAGCGCCTGCAGGCCCAGAGAGAGAAGCTTCAGATAGACTTCCTTCATTGTTGAGTATAGAGTGGTGTACTGCTCTGCAACATCATCactacaaagacacaaaaagtgATGCTTAAAATTACGATCAACGCGTTCTTCACCTCCTGCCCAACTGCACACAGACAAGAGGGGAAAATACTTCGGTTATGAATTACTGTCATGACGATTTCAAGATTAGAACGGAGTAGTTTCAACGAACGCTACGCAAATGAGCAGTCGACTCTAGATAGCAATTTATCTGCCTAAAACTAGCACTGCAAGGTGTCAAAAACAACAGTtatcaaaaagaagaaaaacagaatccACACATGTTCTAAGTTAAATATTGTGGAAActaaaaactgttgttggtgtttACTGTTTCTTGTCATAAAACCTCCTGTTTGGTTCAGCACTTGTTGGATATGCATACATTTCAGGCTCTAGGGACAGCAGTGCCGGTCTGTCACTCGCTCCATCACTTTCCGTCCAAACAagaactgttggatggattgcaatgacattttgtacaaatattcgtggtccccagagggtGGAACCCTCTGACTTTGTTGACCTCCTCATTTTTCCCTGTAGTGACACAATGAAGCTGACATTTGGGGTTTTGAGTGAACTATCTAATTATTGGAGGAATTGACATAAACTTTGGTCCATAAATTGATACTCTGCTGAGGATGAATCGTATTCTTTGGTGATCCAATGACTTTTTCGTCTAGCGACACCAAATCAGCCGATTAGCATagtgacgttagcatttagcacaaaggACTGCTCTGCATACTTACCTATGTTCAAGAAAAATTCTACATTTTAATCGGTAAATAGTTGATGTACTGTGAGGAAGCTGCTGATGTGGCAAACTGTGGCTTTTGgtattttgcaaatattttttagTCTCTAACATCAAGTTGTTGTGAGGTGACAGTCCATTTATTCTGTGTATAGattcataaataaacacactttttgACATGCAGTATGTGTCAGACACTGTTGACTAGCTATGGATTGGCCACTGCCATTAgctattttgattttaattttttattgtttatgttaTTACATAATATTAaatctttttattgtttgttaaaacaaatgttgtatttttagtttttaatgcatgtttatGGATGTAATTTTATATATGCAAAACAGTTGGCCTAAAATTGACCTTTGTGGGAcaattaaagtatttttaattaaactgagtGAATACTTTGCGTCTAAAAGTTCATGCAGCAACGTACAGTAAATCAACCTAAATCTAAAAAGTACTGatataaaaatggaaa
Encoded here:
- the slc38a7 gene encoding putative sodium-coupled neutral amino acid transporter 7 is translated as MAINTDVEDWGRVGSNDSGERAWLLQSPSVDSDRHLETDRRRSGGVSSLGAVFIVVNAALGAGLLNFPAAFNMAGGVTAGVMLQMFMLIFIISGLVILGYCSQVSNESTYQEVVRAACGKVTGVICEVAIAVYTFGTCIAFFIVIGDQLDRLIAAVAHETDGTVSGYWYTDRKFTIVVTAVLVILPLSIPKEIGFQKYASALSVMGTWYVTIVVIIKYIWPDKEVTPGFVPTSSSSWTAVFNAMPTICFGFQCHVSCVPVFDSMSRKEIKPWGVVVTLSMIICLFVYTGTGVCGFLTFGSNVSQDVLMSYPPDDIAVAIARAFIVICVITSYPILHFCGRAVIEGLWLRFQGEQVEVCVRREQRRRILQTLVWFVVTLVLALFIPDIGRVISLIGGLAACFIFVFPGLCLMQVKLSETDNRSASWHGLVVFGVVMVTIGAFIFGLTTTNSIYQDVVS